The Triticum aestivum cultivar Chinese Spring chromosome 4B, IWGSC CS RefSeq v2.1, whole genome shotgun sequence sequence TTCCTCCCTCGATCAGTTGGTAGTGGGATCAAGGACGTGCCCTGCGAACAGGGTAGCACCGGACACCTCCTCGATGACGAAGAATCCAAAGGGATGGTCAGCCACGAAGTCCACATGCGGCGCGTCACTAGTTTCCCAAGAACATAACGTCATAGTCTCAACGGTGGCAGCCGCGGCCTCGGTGCCTTCCTCGTTCACCTCGATGACGGCCCTGTGGATTATTTTCTCCAGCGCCAGCTTCCCTGCGCCGTCTTCCGCCATGTCGGACAAGTCGGCCTTCCCCGGCTCGAATGCCTCGTTGAGGCCCATGTCCTGGAGAATGCCCTCCATTGTCATGCCGAAGTTGACCTTGAATTTAGGCAGCCGGAAATCGCTGACCATGACGTCGCCACACGGCAGGTGCTTGCGCACAAAGTCGGGGTTGCTGGCGATCTTGTCGGTGAGCTCCCACAGCCCGTCGCGTGCGTCGGGGAGGAAGACACACATCGAGTAgatcggcggcggctgcggctggccCTGCGAGGAGTGACCTTGCACGTAGCGGAGCTGGAGCACCTTGAAGCCGTCGTGGCAGGCGATGTCGTGCCAGCCCAAGCCGCGCACGAAGGGCGCGTCCACGGCGGTGCCGTCGAGGCAGTGGAACTTGTCGTCCTTGGTGAGCTCCTTGTCGAACGGCTTCTCCCACATGCCCTTGAAGTAGATGGCGTTAGCGAGCACCAGGACGGTGAGGCTGGACAGCGCGTCGGGGCTGAGGATGGAGGGGATGAGGTCGTTCGTCGCAGCCGCCACCCATGCGTTGATCTGCTCCCTTGCCTCCTCCGGCTGCACGTACCACGATCGACGTACATAATGACAATCGTATACTAGTGCATGCCATGCCACAGATCGATCACGGTGACGGCCGATGTACACTAACCTTTTGGCGGAAGTTGACGGCGCGGGCGACGGCCTTGTACGactcggcggcggtggcgcggtagGCGGGGCGGAGGGGCATCGTCACGTCGTGCCACACGCTGCAGGCCAAGCTGACGCGCGGGCCGCCCGTCCGGGACCCGTCGGCGAGGGCATGCTCTCCCAGCGCGCGGACGTGGCCGGCGAGGAAGTCCCGGGAAGGCGCGCCAAGGACGCggagcagctcgtcgagggtgccctcgcgggcgccggcggccaccAGGGCCAGCGCCGCGTAGACGGACAGCGGCGACGTGACCAGGTTGCCGCTCCTGCCGGCGTCGTCGTCGGCGAGGCGCTTGTTCAGGACGAGGGCGAACGCCTGCAGGCCGTCGCTGGCGGCGGGGGCGAACGCCTGCAGGCCGTCGCTGGCGGCGAGGGCGTGATCGGGCTCGCCTTCCGCCTCCGTGCAGAGCCATAGGCAGCGGAGGACGAGCTCCTTGACAGATTGCATCTTGTCTTGCGTTGACGCGCACTAGCTGCGGCCTGGCGATTTCTTTGCTTATGGCCCGAAAAAAACTACAATGTGGGTTGCCCGTCTCCTCTGTTCGTGTGCGGTTGCCGAGAAATTGGTCCACGCATAGACAACAGCAGCATTTCAAGAAGAAAAATTGCAGCTGAGAGAAGTTGCAGAAGGTGAAGGAGTGCTGGCGCACGACGGGTATGGAAGACCGACTAAGGTTTTTTTACCCGTGGCGGGAGCTACCGGCACAGCTCCAGCCAATCACCTCGCACCACCGCACACTGTAGTTTATACCAATGGCGGTGCCAGGATCAAAACCTTGTGATGTCAAGCTTTACTATGAACTTTTTTGGATCATATAAAAGTTACAAAAAATATTATACTTTGATACGGACAAACAAAGCTTTACTAGGAGGAGGCTGCTGGAGCTCGCAGGAGAGTTGGTCGCGGCGCGATGGATCCTCCGGGAGGTGACGGCGCGGGACAAGCGGGCGACAGCGcgacgaggccatggcggcggggcggcgctcgGCCAGGAGTGGCTGCCTTGCAGCAGCCAAGCCTGCTTCGTCCTCGGACGCCTCCGTCGCAGTGCCTGCTCCAGGTCACGGTCGTGGAAGATGGAGGTGGAGGCGCGGGCTGGATGTGCCCGATCTGGATCGCAGGAGCTCGGCACGGGCGTCTGCCGAAGTTGGCTTGACGGCTGTTTTGTGCGGCTCCTGGCGGTCCTTGATGCCGGGAGGGAGACCTGCAAGCTCGCAGCCGCTGGGAGGTTTGGTTTGTCGGGTTGTTTTGCTTCTGCCTGTGTGGCCTCGGTGGACCACGACAACTCGGCTACACCGACGAAGTGCTGCTGCGGCGGTGGAGTGGTCAACCTGGACGGTGTGGCCCCAATCCGGAGGGTAGGGATGGAGGTGCACGGCAATTCAGAAGAAAATCCAGCCAGTATTTAGTCGGTGCAGGGGGTGACGGCGTCCGTGGGTGTCGTTTCCCTTCTTGGAGACCGCTGGCGACTCAACACGCCAGCTGTAGCTGCGGCTCTGACGCAGAGTTGAATGGATTCGATTGTGGCTATAGGAGTACGCCGCCTGCTAAGCAActgccgtctgaagaagttccatAGCGTTCCGGGCTTCTATCACAACAGGAGACTCGCCTTCAATGGGAAGAACCGCCAGCTGTGAAGCCgcaacaatcatgttatccaacgggttggagtaatgacctGGAGGTGTTGATACTCGCTGAGGTGGGGTTAAATCTATATGGGGCGGTTCTGTTGTGCGGGGCTGAGCCCCCACTCTGGCCACAGGCGCCTCAGCGGCCCGGCTCACACCAGGCGGATTACTTGGCCCTGCACCGGGCGTAGTGAAGAGATTACTCCCCTCAAACTGTGGAGGCAAACGGCGCTGGTGCCTCCTCCGTAGGACAGTGTTTGATGCATTATGGTCCAGACTTAAATGAAAGGCCTTCGCGCATATCCGTTGTGTCTCagcctctgatgacccacaagtatagaggatatGTCGCAGTCCTTTTGATAAGActgttgtgacgccctcgattcaatcgtacactaattatacacgcaaacgtgtacgattaaTATCAGgaactcacggaaagatatcacaacacaactctaaaagtaaaataagtcatacaagcatcataatacaagccaggggccccgagggctcgaatacaagtgcttgatcatagacaagtcagcggaagcaacaatatctgagtacagacataagttaaacaagttgccataagatgactagcacaaactgggatgcagatcgaaagaggcgcacgcctcctgcctgggatcctcctaactactcctggtcgtcgtcagcggcctgcacgtagtagtaggcacctccagtgtagtagaagtcgttgtcgacggtggcgtctggctcctgggctccagcatctggttgcgacaaccaggtagaaaggaaagggggaaaagggggagaaaagcaaccatgagtactcatccaaagtactcgcaagcaaggatctacactacatatgcatgggtatatgtgtaaagaggcaatatcggtggactgaactgcagaaagccagaataagagggggatagctagtcctgtcaaagactacgcttctggcagcctctgtcttgcagagtagattgaagtcctccaagtagcatcgcatagcataatcctacccggcgatcctcccctcgtcgccctgtggaaaagtgatcaccaggttgtctgtgaaacttgtctgggtgtattttattaagtatccagttctagttgtcataaggtcaaggtacaactccgggtcgtccttttactgagggacacggctattcgaatagataaacttccctgcagggatgcaccacataacccaacacgctcgatcccatttgaccggacacactttcctgggtcatgcccggcctcggaagatcaacacgtcgcagccccacctaggcacaacagagaggtcagcacgccggtctaaatcctatgcgcgcaggggtctgggcccatcgcccattgcacacctgcacgttgtgtacgcggccggaagcagaactagcccccttaatacaagagcaggcttacgttccaatccggcgcgcgccgctcagccgctgacgtcacgaaggcttcggctgataccacgacgtcgagtgctcatatctttcccgcgtagttggttagtgcgtataggccagtggctagactcagatcaaataccaagatctcgttaagcgtgttattatgaagcaaccgtgaacgccgaccagggccaggcccacctctctcctaggtggtctgaacctgccctgtcgctccgcctcaaagtaacagtcggggaccgtcaggaacccaggcccacctctcccgggatggagccacctgtccttccagcccccacatcggaatcacttgcgggtactcaccgagccaacccgactttggtcaccatctgtatagtatgtatatatgtatagtatatacccgtgatcacctccaaAGTGATCAGGAcctgatagtatagcaaggcagactgacaagaatgtagggccaatgatgataaactagcatcctatactaagcatttaggattggggtaaggtatcaacgactgtagcaacaatgaccggctatgcatcagaataggattaaggAAAAGTAgtagcatgctacactactctaatgcaaacagtatagaggagaataggcgatatctgctgatcaagggggggcttgcctggttgctctggcaagaaggaggggtcgtcaacatcgtagtcgaactgggcagcagcagcgtcggtctcgtagtctaccggaaagaagaggggggagaaacaatgaatacagagcaaacaaagcatcaaaaaatataacaaggcaatacattGTGCCAGGGGTGATCtgacgcagggataggtgatactggcgaaggggggaaacatccgggaaagtattcccggtgtttcgcgttttcggacagatgaaccggagggggaaagttgtgtgtttgctatgctagggatgtgtggctgacaaacgggttgcgtgttcggattcgtctcgtcgttctgagcaactttcatgtacaaagttttttcatcagacttacagtttattttctatgattttctaaagtttaacaAATATTCTGAAATTTCTCAATTTACTTTAATTCGAAATAAAAATAGGCAAATTGCTACGGGTACACAGGAGTGTACCCAGCAACGTCTACATGTGCATGACATGTGGAGCCAGGGGCTGGGTTGACCCGGTCAATATTTTGACTGGTCAAACAATGAACAGTGACTGTGGCCCCGCCTGTCATACACACAAAACCTTTAATTTTATTTAACATTTATTTAAAAAGGAGGGCCTGCGTGTCAGTTGCACAACTAGCTAATTAAGTaattaaaatacctaatctaaTCCTACCCTAACACTAAACAAATCCTATCACTAATCCAAAGCGTTGGCTGGCTCAAGCACGCACAGGAGCGCGCATCGCATGTCCGTGAGCATTGGATGCTCGTGTACTCGCATTCCTGGACAGCCATGGACGAAGCACATCCCGACGAGCATGCACAGAAGGCCGTGGGCCGACGAGCAGCGGTGAGTTCGGCCGGTCGCGGCAGCAGCGACGAGTTCGACCGCTCGCGGCAGCAGTAACAAGCAGCGGCAGCAGAACAGCAAAACAGCAACGACAACGCAACAACATCAGTAGGCGATGGCGGGCTCCAGCAGTAGCGACGGCTGAGCAGTAGCAAAAGTAGCAGCGGTCAGCTTGAGCAGTAGCAGCGCATGAGTCCCAGCAGCAAGGCAGCAGCGCGAAGCAACAGCGGGTAGCAGAGGCGGCGGGCGAGCGCGGGCAAGGAAGGCTACGGGCGCCGCGGCACACGGGCGCGAGGCCAGGGGCGCGCAGCCACGCGCAGGCGGTCGCATCCAGAGGGCGCGACCGATGCACACAGGGGCGCAGGGGAGTACAACGGGAGTGGTGGTGAGCACAAGCTCCCACAGAGATCCGGGCGCGAGGTGGTGGAGGCATACGACAATGGATTCGATGGGGGAAGAGGGGGAATCGGAAAAGGGCCTCACATTGCGCCTGTAGGGGTGCACAGTAGGCTCGGGGGAGGCTTGGGGACGGCAGATtccggcgatggcgacggcggtgcagaggaggaagacgatgtcgGGGACGGCGTTCCGGGGCGCCCGGCACCGCGCGACTTGACGAGGAGGCGTAGCCGGCGGAGGTGGAGCGAGCGGacacgtcggagaggcgaggcggcAGCCGTAGCTATGCGGACGGCAGCGCCATAGCCATGGCAGCGCTCAGGCGTGggcggatctggagcgcaagggcgagagggagaaggagagggcgaGGGGAGCAGGCACCGagtgggagaggggatcgagggggcgCGGCTGTCGCCCTTATCCCCTCAGGACGGCGCCGGTGAGGTGGTGTGACGGAGACACGCGGGAGGAGCCCCGGTCGGATGAACAGGGGAGGAAGAGAGCGACCGGGGGAGGTGGGGCATCTAGGTTGGGTCGGCTGGTCCGGATGGGCTAAGGCCCAGGGAGGGGGCAGGGGGTTTTCTTTCCTTTATTTCGTTTTGTTTTCTGTCTTTGATCTTTCTCCCCTTTTTTTGTTTAGTTTTCCCACACTGTTTTGCATTAAGTAGAGCCaccaaatgatttttgctaaatgtGCCACTTGACACATATAAATACTTTGCAATATTTTTGAGTTGGTACAAAAAGCCTCAAAGCATTTGAGAGTGTCCTATTTTGGGAAACTGGAAAGGAAAAATAAGTGATGCTAGACCACTATTCTGGTTGCTAGGGTCAATGTGGAATTTCAAATAATGTTGGTATTGTTTTTATAATTGCTTTGGGATTATGTGCAACACTATAAACATTTTTATTTTACCACTTGAAGAAATactaatttgactttattttaatttgattttgaattgaattttgaatcagtttcgaatcaacaataaccgaggtgatgtggcatcattagtagatggttactgtagcttaattctCCGGGTGTCAcaactgtcgaacccaacgaggagtagaaggaaatgacaagcggttttcagtaaggtattctctgcaagcactgaaattgtaggtaacagatagttttgtgataaggtaatttgtaccggGTAACAAacaatgaaaataaataaaatgcagcaaggtggcccaatcctttttgtagcaaaggacaagcctggacaatttcttataatgagaaaagcgcttccgaggacacatgggaattatcgtcaagctagttttcatcacgctcatatgattcacgttcgttactttgataatttgatatgtgggtggaccggtgcttgggtactgacatttcttgtacaagcatcccacttatgattaacccctattgcaagcatccgcaactataaaagaagtattaaggtaaacctaaccatagcacactagtagaaaaagggtcaaatgtgaagcacattagtgccggtttgaatttgagccggcactaatgtgtccattagtgccggttccaacggctaggcgggcggacatcattagtactggttcgtgggcaacaattagtaccggttcatgctacgaaccggtactaatgatgctgtGTCAGGCTGTGGGCCCCacgaacacctttagtaccggttcatggcatgaaccggtactaaagtttcttattaagctgatttttagtcccacctcgctaggagagaggcagtaggagcggtgtcggtgtcaaaaccggcggatctcgggtagggggtcccgaactgtgtgtctaggcggatggtaacaggagacaagggacacgatgttttacccaggttcgggccctcttgatggaggtaaaaccctacgtcctgcttgattgatattgatgatgtgggtattacaagagtagatctaccacgagatcagggaggctaaaccctagaagctagcctatggtatgattgttgttcgtcctatggactaaaaccatccggtttatatagacaccagagagggctagggttacacagagtcggttacaatggtaggagatctatatatccgtatcgccaagcttgccttccacgccaaggaaagtcccatacggacacgggacgaagtcttcaatcttgtatctgcatagtcttggagtccggccgatgatgatagttcggctatccggacaccccctagtccaggacttcctcagtagcccctgaaccaggcttcaatgacgacgagtccggcgcgcatgttgtcttcggcattgcaaggcgggttcctcctccgaataatttatagaagattgtgaacaccaggatagtgtccggctctgcaaaataaattccacataccaccatagagagaataatatttacacaagttcaatctgctgacgtattttgtggcgtgacgccacaccacaaccaagcctttactcgaatcgtttttattataccacctccgcgcgtttagcgaagcggtttccttggcacgtcttgtcgaagcagagatcgtgttccccttattccgggattctcatcaatacagacgtgggtaacccaaccgcgcccgttgccacgccccctccatcgaaggcgggttccaaacggtcacgaggacggctcttggtattctccctcttcataatgagaccaaggcccgttctttttcttcaatcctcaatcgaacccacccctcgccccgagttccaacacccagggctccggattcgggtactttcgaccttcgacaatgttcggctccgacctacgaggccggtggatgccctccttcgtcacggaagaggacgtgctaaagctgagagacgccaggtacttaacctacgagatttcgcataggttgcctgcccaagggcaagttattcctactcccgagcccggcgagagtgtcgtgttcgtgtctcacctccgtcggggtttaggcttcccgatggatcccttcgtgagggggctcatgttttactatgggctggaattccatgacttggctccggagtccatcctccacatctcatcattcattgtcgtctgcgaagtcttcctccgcactacccctcacttcggcttgtggctcaaaaccttcaacgtggagccgaagatgattgaggggcgtcaggcagagtgcggcggggcgtttataagcaagagggccgatgctccatggcccgagggctcttttcaggaggagttcggcttgtggcaacaggagtggttctatatcaccgctcccaggggcagcaggcagaggccgccgcccgcctttcgcctgggccctccacaacggctgacgtcatgggtcaacaaagggcttgagtgggggccgtccaaagacgtacccctgttgcagggccgaattcgagacctccaagaaagggagatcaatctggttgtagtgacacaggttatgctgattcggcgccttctgccctgcaaacgtcgccccctccgcctgtgggaatttaatccggagggaccatgagctctccaacacttcatgggtttgacacccgtggagatgtacaaactgttcttcggatcacaagagatgcgtccggacttgaccgaggacgctggcctaagctgcaatcgcccggatactcaagtaagtagccctgtgtccggacacattgtccatttatttatcatgggtttgccttttaaccagctatcccttggacaggagtggatagcgcaagcaaaactgatacggtgtccggcccccctccctgagaccacgccggatcccgtgttaatcaaaatgttggaagtTGCACCTTCGaaagagggcgaaggggggcacaggggaaactaccacctctgccaaggaggctttcagtaaggggggaatcgagaatccctccctccagggggagaagaggaccgcttcggAAGAcctggaggccaaggcctcaaagcggggaaagaaatctgcaccggaaggtcctgtgccgggaagagccccggccgcacagtctccccaaaggaatcagccctccagcgagccgtaagtaaaaagggggagttttgtaataggggacatccctactttatttctaagggtaaccgaagttttcaccttgtagtttggatctcagcccttctcagcagagctcatcttcgggggaccttcattcggagatgatggagagcgaaacgcctccatctgccgccccgtcgggcggggcggacgaccctgaggtgtcgtcacggagggtctccccgagtccggcggggccggggagttcggcacccatgggagtacggccggtggagctgcaggatttgctcgagagggcgtctatctcagaagatcaccgcacattaatgagtatggtgattgaaaggatctcatccgccgagagcgggttgcatgaggtcgtcggaagtttgctgacggggtttgaggtacgcaaaaatgacataccttttgacagttttgcacatggagtgcgccctgtatagatagtagcccctgagacttggtatgctgtcgaaagcgacagtgtgccgaggatcataatctcagttatagaatgtcgcctttcctatgcaggtggcggaacattcggtggccagccggactgatggagttgccgagctgaagcggcaactcgatgttgcggatgcggacatcgcgctggtcaataaacgacttgatgagtcacaaggtaggtggtttctccgcggtcacctagtaagggagctgatgcccgttccttacaatttgtatgcttgatgcagatggtgtcgctgctgtggaagaccttcgagcagagcttgctcgagccaaggagcaagccaggaaaagtgatgcggctgcctcgaaggcagtggaagagctaaaagccgaaaagactgctcactgccgaagcagggaggagatggccggaatggccgtgaaattaaaagatgctactgaccgctatgaggttcttgaaagagaacgccgagcggagcaagaggacctgaagaaggccgccgccgaagccaaggatgcctgttgtgcgatgcgggctatgaaggaggaactgcatcaggccggagacattgcggctagaaagccctttctgctgcgtaggaagttcacggatccgaagtatgctcagttgggccaattgtggggtgcggaggatccttatctggatttggcggcgagtgcggcggacgcagtcgtgcacttccgaagccagaaggatcacgaaatggaagagcctttctggtctcaattccatagtccggagcgtccacttctgtTTACTGATCGGTTGGCTGactgggctgagctaaatagattgtctggacttgccatgacggacgtggtggctcatctgtggctagaaaggcccaagccggagagttattttggcttgttgcagcaattccttggggcggtgcctcatatcgaggcgatgaagcggtcggcatgcatagatggtgcatggatggctctcgcccgtgttaagacatactgggcggagatggatgccaccgatgttgcatcccggggttcggacaaaagccgattacccgccgag is a genomic window containing:
- the LOC123089342 gene encoding serpin-Z2A-like; the encoded protein is MQSVKELVLRCLWLCTEAEGEPDHALAASDGLQAFAPAASDGLQAFALVLNKRLADDDAGRSGNLVTSPLSVYAALALVAAGAREGTLDELLRVLGAPSRDFLAGHVRALGEHALADGSRTGGPRVSLACSVWHDVTMPLRPAYRATAAESYKAVARAVNFRQKPEEAREQINAWVAAATNDLIPSILSPDALSSLTVLVLANAIYFKGMWEKPFDKELTKDDKFHCLDGTAVDAPFVRGLGWHDIACHDGFKVLQLRYVQGHSSQGQPQPPPIYSMCVFLPDARDGLWELTDKIASNPDFVRKHLPCGDVMVSDFRLPKFKVNFGMTMEGILQDMGLNEAFEPGKADLSDMAEDGAGKLALEKIIHRAVIEVNEEGTEAAAATVETMTLCSWETSDAPHVDFVADHPFGFFVIEEVSGATLFAGHVLDPTTN